The Mycobacterium seoulense genome has a window encoding:
- the rpsB gene encoding 30S ribosomal protein S2, producing MAVVTMKQLLDSGTHFGHQTRRWNPKMKRFIFTDRNGIYIIDLQQTLTFIDKAYEFVKETVAHGGSVLFVGTKKQAQESVAAEATRVGMPYVNQRWLGGMLTNFSTVHKRLQRLKELEAMEQTGGFEGRTKKEILMLTREKNKLERSLGGIRDMAKVPSAIWVVDTNKEHIAVGEARKLGIPVIAILDTNCDPDEVDYPIPGNDDAIRSAALLTKVIASAVAEGLQARAGVGRGDGKPEVEAAEPLPEWEQELLASAAATAPSSGPTDAAAGATESTPTEG from the coding sequence CTTCGGGCATCAGACCCGTCGCTGGAATCCCAAGATGAAGCGGTTCATCTTCACCGACCGCAACGGCATCTACATCATCGACCTGCAGCAGACGCTGACCTTCATCGATAAGGCATACGAGTTCGTCAAGGAGACCGTCGCCCACGGCGGTTCGGTGCTGTTCGTCGGCACCAAGAAGCAGGCGCAGGAATCGGTCGCCGCGGAGGCGACCCGCGTCGGCATGCCGTATGTGAACCAGCGTTGGCTGGGCGGCATGCTGACCAACTTCTCCACCGTGCACAAGCGGTTGCAGCGCCTCAAGGAGCTCGAGGCGATGGAGCAGACCGGCGGCTTCGAGGGCCGCACCAAGAAAGAAATCCTGATGCTGACCCGGGAGAAGAACAAGCTCGAGCGCAGCCTGGGCGGTATCCGCGACATGGCCAAGGTGCCGTCGGCGATCTGGGTCGTCGACACCAACAAGGAGCACATCGCCGTCGGCGAGGCCCGCAAGCTCGGCATCCCGGTCATCGCGATCCTGGACACCAACTGCGACCCCGACGAGGTCGACTACCCGATCCCCGGCAACGACGACGCGATCCGCTCGGCCGCGCTGCTGACCAAGGTGATCGCCTCAGCGGTCGCCGAGGGCCTGCAGGCGCGCGCCGGAGTCGGCCGCGGCGACGGCAAGCCCGAGGTGGAGGCCGCCGAGCCGCTGCCCGAATGGGAGCAGGAACTGCTGGCCTCCGCCGCCGCGACCGCTCCATCTTCTGGCCCCACCGACGCCGCTGCGGGCGCTACCGAATCAACCCCCACGGAAGGCTGA
- the tsf gene encoding translation elongation factor Ts — translation MANFTAADVKKLRELTGAGMLDCKNALTESDGDFDKAVEALRIKGAKDVGKRAERATAEGLVAAKGGALIELNSETDFVAKNAEFQALADQIVDAALSAKATDVDALKAARAGDKTVEQAIADLSAKIGEKLELRRVAFFDGTVEAYLHKRAADLPPAVGVLVEYSGSDSDAAHSVALQIAALKARYLSRDDVPEDVVASERRIAEETAKAEGKPEQALPKIVEGRLNGFFKDSVLLEQPSVSDSKKTVKALLDKAGVSVTRFVRFEVGQA, via the coding sequence ATGGCCAACTTCACCGCCGCCGACGTCAAGAAGCTTCGGGAGCTCACCGGCGCCGGCATGCTCGACTGCAAGAACGCGCTGACCGAAAGCGACGGCGACTTCGACAAGGCCGTCGAGGCGCTCCGCATCAAGGGCGCCAAGGACGTCGGCAAGCGCGCCGAGCGCGCCACGGCCGAGGGCCTGGTCGCGGCCAAGGGCGGCGCGCTGATCGAGCTGAACTCCGAGACCGACTTCGTCGCCAAGAACGCCGAGTTCCAGGCCCTGGCCGACCAGATCGTCGACGCCGCGCTGAGCGCCAAGGCCACCGACGTCGACGCCCTCAAAGCGGCCAGAGCCGGCGACAAGACGGTCGAGCAGGCCATCGCCGACCTGTCGGCCAAGATCGGCGAGAAGCTCGAGCTGCGCCGCGTGGCGTTCTTCGACGGCACGGTCGAGGCGTACCTGCACAAGCGTGCGGCGGACCTGCCACCGGCCGTCGGTGTGCTGGTGGAGTACAGCGGCTCCGACTCGGACGCGGCGCATTCCGTCGCCCTGCAGATCGCCGCGCTCAAGGCGCGCTACCTGTCCCGCGACGACGTCCCCGAAGACGTCGTGGCCAGCGAGCGCCGCATCGCCGAGGAAACGGCCAAGGCCGAGGGCAAGCCGGAGCAGGCACTGCCCAAGATCGTCGAAGGCCGGCTGAACGGATTCTTCAAGGACTCGGTGCTGCTCGAGCAGCCGTCGGTGTCCGACAGCAAGAAGACGGTCAAGGCCCTGCTCGACAAGGCCGGCGTGTCGGTGACCCGCTTCGTGCGCTTCGAAGTGGGCCAGGCCTAA